CTAGAAcagcttccctgccagctgttATTAATATGTTGATAATTTTGTTTTAAGAGAAAAAAGATCACAAAGACAAGTTTTATGGATGAATGTATCATCAAATGTATCATCAAGCATCTATTTTGTTCCTTGTGTTTAACCTTCAGAATTATTTCCCTGTTTGaactcaatattttagtttttttccagcaagttttttttccaaatttatatGGACTTGGACATTACATGGACTTGAacattaaattatgttttattaatgACAATTGACTGTGTTCATACAAAATAAACCTTAAAAAGTTACAGTAATAACTAtaatggctgtattcacacagcaCTGAGCTTCAGAACCAAGCAAACCACGTTACAACTTGGCACAAGACATAAATCCAGGTGATCAATAGTCTGgtctcttaatatttattttttaaaagcttaaaaacAATTTTGAGGACTGAATTGGATCAAGGAGATGGAGATCTACTTTTGGGGACCTCTTCCCACACAGGAAATAGCGCTAATAAATAGGATACTGATAAAACCCCATCCTCGGCACCAAGAAATCTACTCacacattttatttcaatttgcaatttaatccttcaaataatgttcctGGCTTTTTAGATCTGTTAAAACTATTAAATCTACAGTGCATCCTGAAACTGCTTTGAACCCTTTATAAAAAATAAGGCTATTATTGCTTTCAATGTTAATGAAATTTTGAATGTTCTGTCTATATAGATCCCAGTAACTCCTCAGTATTTCTAAATGCTAGAAATACTACAGAAGATCAGGAACTACCTGAAAAGATGTTGATTGTGATTTATTCCATATCATCTCTTGGTACTCTGTTCCTCATTTCTGGATGCTTTGGATGGCTGTGTTTCAAGAGGAGACCTCAAGGTGTGTTATCtaaataatttcattctttcaATTCTCGGTTGGTTCCAGGATCAGATATTTTCTAACCTCTCCCTTTTGCTTTCAAGTcatcttttaatttatttcatatggTTATGAAATATCATAGCAAATAAGGCTACTTATTTGGTGCTTATGAAACTCAGTGTCTTAAGtaaagtttgtttatttcagATATTAAGGTTCTGATTCTATGAAGAGGATCAGGAcattaaaatttgaaataaacaaccTTTATTTCAGAGACAGTTGTGGTTTACCTAAAAAGATACTGAGATATTTCATGATCCCTGTTTTATGAAAAAATCTATTCTCATAACAGTTATAAAGTTGTTTTAACAACATGctgttttttccttctcagtAAAAAATGCAACAGGTTCATCAAGCCCAGAAAGTGGAATTAACAAGGTAGGTTTATTATTAACTTAtcgctttaattttttttattctcctCCTTCCCTCTGCAAGTGCCACTGCTGATGTAGCCAAACAATACTACAGTATCTGTGCATAATAGAGAGATATCATCAGGAAACCCAGCAAAATTGTCCAACATCTTGTTCATTAGTCTTAAAATGCTGATGGATtattggagaaaaaaattaatcattGGACTATTGATGTGTTTCCAAGAGAAGAACATTGAAGAGAAGCAGTCTACATTGCAACGTTTTATTGAATAGCACACTTTCCTATCTCACATCCAAAAATTTAATACACATAGTCATGTTATTTCTCTTACAATCTtctcctgtcagcccttcaaggtaggctaggtcaggaaatatactccacaagaaatactggaactctactttattgttacagGCTACCATAACAGAATATCAGACAGTATATTCTCTTCCCTCATATATGAAAGAGAGTCAAGGTGAGGTCACCTTAACTTCTTTCTCACACACTCTTCCTTTTCGGGTTtcattcatgttttgctaactgtcACATTCCTTCTCCGATCTCTGTTGTTTTCTCTACACCTCCTGAGTATATACTTTACTTCCAGGAACTTATTATTTGTATGATGAATGATTTTTCTATTCATGCACAATTTAAGAAGGTTCTGCCTTTGATTAAATATTTACTAAATATTTAatcaaatattaattaattaacaattaattaacaATGTTTTGATTAATATTAATCAATCTTTTGGTGCACAGTACAACTCACTGAGTTTCATAAAAAGATTTGTGCTATCAGGTTGTTTGCAATTTTAACAAACTAGGAAAATGGAGTGATGGTGGTAGAAGGAAACATTAAGAAAACTCTCAACAGTTTTCCATTTCCCTACACATTCTTTTACTACTTCAGTTCCATGGAAATTTTGTCCCTAGTGTCTTTTTTATGAAGTGTTTAACATTAACATCATACTTGATATTTGAATTGTTTGGTGATCAATCTTTCTTTGTTGACAACTATAcctatttattatattttgtgtttCTTGTTGTAATGTTTGCTGATCAATTTCTATAAGAACACCCAGCTCTGCAATGATGGCGCCACTCATGTCTTAGGTGAGGGATCCACATTTAATGAAGATTCCATGCCTTGCTTGCTTCAAGTTCCAAATAGGAATCAAGACAATTACCAGACAGCTTCTAGAACCGGTCTAAGTTCTATATATAATGAAGGCCTACCTGGAGATAAGGAGAACCCAATTATTTATGCAACATTAAGTCATGGAGAACtttttcagaaaaacaaatcCTTTGATGAAATTGAACTTACAGAATATGCCATCATTAGACCGAAGAACTAAAAGTGGACATCATTCATTGATTAGTACTGTTTTATGTTCTCCATTATAGTTCAGCAAGCTTATCCACAAACACACTCATACAGTCTGTTTCTGCTTGGAACATTCTTctggaaagaaataattatttatttcccaGATAATACATGGCTAAATTGAATCACATTTTCTATGCAACTGCACTCTATATCTCCATGTATATAGCAATTAATTTGTCAATTACGTTTTTATAAATGTCTTTGAAATTACCAGAAACCTTGATATAATCTATAATGGACAGACTGCTGCCTTATGATGATTATATGGCCACCATTCTAATTTCATGGTTCCCAAGCTATTTTCAAAACATCTGGTAAGAataatctctttctttcctccagtGTACAAAGGGAATTAAAAAGAGAGATGGAGTGACTTCACCAATTTTGGTTCTTCACCCATTCTTTGCTTCATTAGGACTATGGCCTTCAATAGAAAACGTTGCCTGTCTCTGAGCTGATGAATCTATGACACTATTGATTCACGAGTAGTTTATTACCAAGCTGTTTCTTCAGAAAATATAGATGAATATTTTATCAGTATTCTATAAAATTTAGCAATAGATATTGAATgctaaaaaaaatacatgaactATCGTTCTGAGGAACTGAAAATTGACTTCTATCAATTTTGACTGCAATCTCAGTTCACTGCATAACTATTGGGGAAGCTG
The Candoia aspera isolate rCanAsp1 chromosome 5, rCanAsp1.hap2, whole genome shotgun sequence genome window above contains:
- the BTLA gene encoding B- and T-lymphocyte attenuator, producing the protein MYIGNFVLQFLLLMLMKDNLWAHDSEDDNCTTITIERGTKYHKNRGDSAILECPVTYCRKKPEMNWYMLNKSEKKFHILYNGKGHSISWMNKKTFVLDFQSVDKNDSGQYRCKAIAGKKKFESHVIELIVQDPSNSSVFLNARNTTEDQELPEKMLIVIYSISSLGTLFLISGCFGWLCFKRRPQVKNATGSSSPESGINKNTQLCNDGATHVLGEGSTFNEDSMPCLLQVPNRNQDNYQTASRTGLSSIYNEGLPGDKENPIIYATLSHGELFQKNKSFDEIELTEYAIIRPKN